From one Streptomyces sp. ICC1 genomic stretch:
- the glgX gene encoding glycogen debranching protein GlgX — protein sequence MQVWPGQAYPLGATYDGAGTNFAVYSEAARRIELCLLHDDGSETAVELRETDAFVRHAYLPGVMPGQRYGFRVHGPYEPERGRRCNAAKLLLDPYARAVAGSVDWGEEVYGYHFGRPDSRNDLDSAPKSMSSVVVNPYFDWANDRPPRHEYHRTVLYEAHVKGLTMRHPDLPEELRGTYGALAHPAVIGHLTKLGVTALELMPVHQFVNDHRLVDDGLSNYWGYNTIGFFAPHNGYASGDRGQQVLEFKSAVRALHEAGIEVILDVVYNHTAEGNHLGPTLSFRGLDNASYYRLADDPRHYMDTTGTGNSLLMRSPHVLQLIMDSLRYWVTEMHVDGFRFDLAATLARQFHEVDRLSSFFDLVQQDPVVSQVKLIAEPWDLGEGGYQVGNFPPLWTEWNGKYRDTVRDLWRGQPRTLAEFAGRLTGSSDLYQDDGRRPLASINFTTCHDGFTLNDLVSYDEKHNEANREGNRDGETHNRSWNCGVEGPTEDPAVVELRERQMRNFTATLMLSQGVPMISHGDEFARTQAGNNNAYCQDNALSWVSWPEPGKPAPAQLEFTRMMVRLRREHPVFRRRRFFHGRPVEGTHDELSDIAWFTPHGEEMRARDWQAQHARALAVFLNGEAISEPGTRGERITDDSFLLMFNAGAESQDFTVPAGHGAQWRLVVDTARADVLPPGTGPQFAAGDRVALTGRSLVVLQRPA from the coding sequence ATGCAGGTCTGGCCGGGACAGGCGTATCCGCTCGGTGCCACGTACGACGGCGCCGGCACCAATTTCGCGGTCTATTCGGAAGCCGCCCGACGCATCGAGCTGTGTCTGCTGCACGACGACGGCTCGGAGACCGCGGTCGAACTGCGCGAGACCGACGCGTTCGTCCGGCACGCCTACCTGCCGGGCGTGATGCCCGGGCAGCGCTACGGATTCCGCGTGCACGGCCCCTACGAGCCCGAGCGCGGCCGGCGCTGCAACGCGGCGAAGCTGCTCCTGGACCCGTACGCGCGCGCCGTCGCCGGCAGCGTCGACTGGGGCGAGGAGGTGTACGGCTACCACTTCGGGCGGCCCGACTCCCGCAACGACCTGGACTCGGCTCCCAAGAGCATGAGCTCGGTCGTGGTCAACCCGTACTTCGACTGGGCCAACGACCGGCCGCCGCGCCACGAGTACCACCGGACCGTGCTCTACGAGGCCCACGTCAAGGGCCTGACCATGCGCCATCCCGACCTCCCCGAGGAGCTGCGCGGCACCTACGGGGCGCTCGCGCACCCGGCGGTCATCGGGCACTTGACCAAGCTCGGCGTGACGGCGCTGGAGCTGATGCCGGTCCATCAGTTCGTCAACGACCACCGCCTGGTGGACGACGGTCTCAGCAACTACTGGGGCTACAACACCATCGGCTTCTTCGCCCCGCACAACGGCTACGCCTCGGGCGACCGCGGGCAGCAGGTGCTGGAGTTCAAGTCGGCCGTCCGGGCGCTGCACGAGGCGGGGATCGAGGTGATCCTCGACGTGGTCTACAACCACACCGCCGAGGGCAACCACCTGGGCCCGACGCTGTCCTTCCGCGGGCTGGACAACGCCTCGTACTACCGGCTCGCGGACGACCCCCGGCACTACATGGACACCACCGGCACCGGGAACTCGCTGCTGATGCGCTCCCCGCACGTGCTCCAGCTGATCATGGACTCGCTGCGGTACTGGGTCACCGAGATGCACGTGGACGGCTTCCGCTTCGACCTGGCGGCCACCTTGGCCCGCCAGTTCCACGAGGTGGACCGGCTGTCCTCGTTCTTCGACCTGGTCCAGCAGGATCCGGTGGTCAGCCAGGTCAAGCTGATCGCGGAGCCGTGGGACCTGGGCGAGGGCGGCTACCAGGTGGGCAACTTCCCGCCGCTGTGGACCGAGTGGAACGGCAAGTACCGCGACACCGTGCGGGACCTGTGGCGCGGGCAGCCGCGCACGCTCGCGGAGTTCGCGGGACGGCTGACCGGCTCCTCCGACCTCTACCAGGACGACGGCCGCCGTCCCCTGGCCTCCATCAACTTCACCACCTGCCACGACGGGTTCACCCTCAACGACCTGGTCTCCTACGACGAGAAGCACAACGAGGCCAACCGCGAGGGCAACCGGGACGGCGAGACCCACAACCGGTCCTGGAACTGCGGGGTGGAGGGGCCGACCGAGGATCCGGCGGTCGTCGAGCTGCGCGAGCGCCAGATGCGCAACTTCACGGCCACGCTGATGCTTTCGCAGGGCGTGCCGATGATCAGCCACGGCGACGAGTTCGCCCGCACCCAGGCCGGCAACAACAACGCCTACTGCCAGGACAACGCGCTGTCGTGGGTCTCCTGGCCGGAGCCCGGCAAACCGGCGCCCGCCCAGCTGGAGTTCACCCGGATGATGGTGCGGCTGCGGCGCGAGCACCCGGTGTTCCGGCGGCGCCGGTTCTTCCACGGCCGGCCGGTGGAGGGGACGCACGACGAGCTCTCCGACATCGCCTGGTTCACCCCGCACGGGGAGGAGATGCGGGCCCGCGACTGGCAGGCGCAGCACGCGCGGGCGCTGGCGGTGTTCCTGAACGGGGAGGCCATCTCGGAGCCCGGCACCCGCGGGGAGCGGATCACCGACGACTCGTTCCTGCTGATGTTCAACGCGGGGGCGGAGTCGCAGGACTTCACCGTCCCGGCCGGGCACGGCGCGCAGTGGCGGCTGGTCGTGGACACGGCGCGGGCGGACGTACTGCCACCCGGCACCGGGCCGCAGTTCGCGGCCGGCGACCGGGTGGCGCTGACGGGACGGTCGCTGGTGGTGCTTCAGCGCCCGGCGTAG
- a CDS encoding oxygenase MpaB family protein, whose protein sequence is MTTTTRPAAEGRTDPEPPPPGGVLWTIAGDVRALLMLPAAFTMQVAHPAIGAGVDEHSVFRTDPWGRGERSLRSVQLWVYGGADAAAEGRRVRRLHKEIQGTDTRGRRYHSLDPACYAWVHATGFPVYLHAGRYLLRRFTPAQERQLYREWLQVGRILGLHDRDMPQSIEEYWPYYQRMLAEEIESTKVARELLDTDAPLPRPEVGPRAVRILLRLAWPVLRAAFLHFRAFVTVGYMPPDARAAIGLNWTRSQERRLRLFSAAVRVLVPLLPERLRYLPIARAARARRRAGTP, encoded by the coding sequence ATGACCACGACGACGCGGCCGGCGGCCGAAGGCCGCACCGACCCCGAGCCCCCGCCGCCCGGCGGAGTGCTCTGGACCATCGCCGGAGACGTCCGGGCGCTGCTCATGCTGCCCGCCGCCTTCACCATGCAGGTCGCCCACCCCGCCATCGGGGCCGGCGTCGACGAGCACTCCGTCTTCCGCACCGACCCCTGGGGCCGCGGCGAGCGCTCCCTGCGCTCCGTCCAGCTGTGGGTGTACGGCGGAGCGGACGCCGCGGCCGAGGGGCGCCGGGTGCGCCGGCTGCACAAGGAGATCCAGGGCACCGACACCCGGGGGCGCCGCTACCACTCCCTCGACCCCGCCTGCTACGCCTGGGTGCACGCCACCGGCTTCCCCGTCTACCTCCACGCCGGGCGCTACCTGCTGCGCCGCTTCACCCCCGCCCAGGAGCGGCAGCTCTACCGGGAGTGGCTCCAGGTCGGCCGGATCCTCGGCCTCCACGACCGGGACATGCCGCAGAGCATCGAGGAGTACTGGCCGTACTACCAGCGGATGCTGGCCGAGGAGATCGAGTCCACCAAGGTCGCCCGCGAGCTCCTCGACACCGATGCGCCGCTGCCCCGCCCCGAGGTCGGCCCGAGGGCCGTCCGGATCCTGCTGCGCCTGGCCTGGCCCGTGCTCCGGGCGGCGTTCCTGCACTTCCGGGCCTTCGTCACCGTCGGCTACATGCCGCCCGACGCCCGCGCGGCCATCGGCCTGAATTGGACCCGGTCCCAGGAGCGCCGGCTGCGGCTGTTCAGCGCGGCCGTCCGCGTGCTCGTACCGCTGCTGCCGGAGCGCCTGCGCTACCTCCCGATCGCCCGCGCCGCCCGCGCGCGCCGACGCGCCGGCACCCCCTGA
- the sph gene encoding sphingomyelin phosphodiesterase translates to MSHVPPRKAPRAAAAVVAAIAAGALAATTAPAATAAESAAAPRLSVLSYNAFLMSKNLYPNWGQDHRAAEIPKASFFQGHDVVVLQEAFDNGASDALKSNASAQYPYQTPVVGRSKSGWDATGGAYSSTTPEDGGVAVLSKWPILRKEQVVYKDACGADWWSNKGFAYVVLNVNGARVHVVGTHAQSTDPGCGAGEAAEMRARQFRSIDAFLDGKNIPAGEQVIVAGDMNVDSRTPELATMLANADLAPSDTRTGHAYSFDTALNSIAKYRYPTDPREDLDYVLYRKGNARPANWENNVVKEQSAPWTVSSWGTSYTYDNLSDHYPVIGR, encoded by the coding sequence ATGTCGCACGTCCCGCCCCGCAAGGCCCCCCGTGCCGCCGCCGCCGTCGTCGCGGCGATCGCCGCCGGGGCGCTCGCCGCCACCACGGCTCCGGCCGCCACCGCCGCGGAGAGCGCCGCCGCGCCGCGGCTCAGCGTTCTGTCGTACAACGCGTTCCTGATGAGCAAGAACCTGTACCCGAACTGGGGCCAGGACCACCGGGCGGCGGAGATCCCCAAGGCCTCCTTCTTCCAGGGGCACGACGTGGTCGTGCTCCAGGAGGCCTTCGACAACGGCGCCTCCGACGCACTGAAGTCCAACGCCTCCGCGCAGTACCCGTACCAGACCCCCGTCGTGGGCCGCAGCAAGAGCGGCTGGGACGCGACGGGCGGCGCCTACTCCTCCACCACCCCGGAGGACGGCGGCGTCGCGGTCCTCAGCAAGTGGCCGATCCTGCGCAAGGAGCAGGTCGTCTACAAGGACGCCTGCGGCGCGGACTGGTGGTCCAACAAGGGCTTCGCCTACGTCGTGCTGAACGTGAACGGCGCCAGGGTCCACGTGGTCGGCACCCACGCCCAGTCCACCGACCCGGGCTGCGGCGCGGGCGAGGCGGCGGAGATGCGCGCCCGCCAGTTCCGCAGCATCGACGCGTTCCTGGACGGCAAGAACATCCCGGCGGGCGAGCAGGTCATCGTGGCGGGCGACATGAACGTCGACTCGCGCACCCCCGAGCTCGCCACCATGCTGGCCAACGCCGACCTGGCGCCGTCCGACACCCGCACGGGCCACGCGTACTCCTTCGACACGGCGCTGAACTCGATCGCGAAGTACCGCTACCCGACGGACCCGCGCGAGGACCTGGACTACGTCCTCTACCGCAAGGGCAACGCCCGCCCGGCGAACTGGGAGAACAACGTGGTGAAGGAGCAGTCGGCCCCCTGGACGGTCTCCAGCTGGGGCACGTCCTACACCTACGACAACCTCAGCGACCACTACCCCGTGATCGGCCGCTGA
- a CDS encoding helix-turn-helix domain-containing protein translates to MSGDGQATLTRSQGTPQRGRSGIVSGYLFRVIREQVGHTQETLAEAFLVSTDTVAGWESGRRPLTSLAVGQMLVHRHRLMRMGVSPALLLALDKALEADVLLASALHDDGPTSDGPLGAWVMQRDLIEVVVWPLNGVTPEPMRALRTPARPRRGPAPSGPELAADDRRRFFRRMRRTAEEARGGPFLLRRQALYLAGYDDAADTTDWLAQQQRAERPDDWLTQWLNARSVAAVAARQGDRDRMTHFITSTLEGNDAGEAANLSYWAYWIGESAHLQLSDDFIADPIAPAWHGHKLLRHLVAGLSPEQGFFDLNIHTLWALLAARPNLLRAPSVPGRALRDRLPVLLDVTEPSTRARRELEGIQYAIRLAEA, encoded by the coding sequence ATGAGCGGCGACGGTCAGGCCACCCTGACTCGCAGTCAGGGAACCCCTCAGCGTGGCCGCAGCGGCATAGTGTCCGGCTATCTGTTCCGCGTCATCCGAGAGCAGGTCGGCCACACGCAGGAGACTCTGGCTGAGGCGTTCCTCGTGTCCACCGACACAGTCGCCGGATGGGAATCCGGACGCCGGCCGTTGACGTCTCTGGCTGTTGGCCAGATGCTCGTCCACCGGCACCGACTCATGCGGATGGGCGTCAGCCCTGCGCTACTCCTTGCCCTTGACAAGGCCCTGGAGGCTGACGTCCTCCTGGCGAGCGCGCTCCACGACGACGGGCCCACGAGCGATGGCCCGCTGGGCGCGTGGGTCATGCAGCGCGACCTGATCGAGGTGGTTGTGTGGCCCCTCAACGGCGTGACGCCCGAGCCGATGCGTGCTCTCCGGACTCCGGCCCGACCTCGCCGAGGCCCAGCACCCTCCGGGCCGGAACTCGCCGCAGACGACCGGCGCCGGTTCTTCCGCCGTATGCGGCGCACGGCCGAGGAAGCGCGCGGAGGTCCGTTCCTCCTCCGGCGCCAAGCCCTCTACCTCGCCGGGTACGACGATGCGGCAGACACCACTGACTGGCTCGCTCAGCAGCAGCGGGCCGAGCGCCCCGACGACTGGCTCACCCAGTGGCTCAACGCCCGTTCCGTGGCCGCCGTCGCCGCGCGGCAGGGAGACCGCGACCGCATGACGCACTTCATCACGTCCACCCTGGAGGGCAACGACGCAGGCGAGGCCGCGAACCTGAGCTACTGGGCCTACTGGATCGGCGAATCAGCGCACTTACAGCTGTCCGACGACTTCATCGCCGACCCCATCGCCCCGGCCTGGCACGGCCACAAGCTCCTCCGGCACCTCGTGGCCGGCCTCTCGCCCGAGCAGGGCTTCTTTGACCTGAACATCCACACCCTCTGGGCGCTTCTCGCGGCCCGGCCCAACCTCCTCCGTGCACCGTCCGTGCCAGGACGTGCGCTCCGCGACCGGCTCCCGGTGCTGTTGGATGTCACCGAGCCCTCGACGCGCGCGCGGCGGGAGCTGGAGGGAATCCAGTACGCGATCCGCCTCGCCGAGGCGTGA
- a CDS encoding SAV2148 family HEPN domain-containing protein, translated as MSSGGLELPPGDSGHEGGPADAAGGAPGGIPAGAVSLAPPEAGRAPAAGAGAELDWGADAWGEVRTRAQRAGRAYIWLNLIGQRLRSVVGAVLRPVYEPVHGGGGDDWVVAAAGPAGQEWVQRAVAVREVSRRKGYLLDSADDNVLSFLTLPQLRELMVQHWPCFEPYFDDRREIEQALDELEVTRNVVSRNRALSRAVLEQAERASARLLEVLGGGAGSPSADRLPIDAVEDLVGDRYADVISVHPDRVRLQRQLPAEDLFGGARRLDAIGIGLNLLVQNFSGRRLVRLAEAGCRVRLLFLNPASSAVKRRERELGLRKGELSRSVEMNILHVRRVRAGLRDPSGFEIHVFDETPRFTAYLVEGESSGIAVVQSYLRRARGMEAPVLVLRGGGRGPARERDAEHGLFPTYREEFESIWQDSRPVS; from the coding sequence GTGAGCTCGGGAGGTCTGGAGCTGCCCCCTGGTGACAGCGGTCACGAGGGCGGCCCGGCGGACGCCGCAGGCGGGGCGCCCGGCGGGATTCCCGCCGGAGCGGTGTCGCTGGCCCCGCCGGAGGCCGGGAGGGCGCCGGCGGCCGGGGCGGGCGCCGAGCTGGACTGGGGCGCGGACGCCTGGGGCGAGGTCCGTACGCGGGCCCAGCGCGCGGGCCGCGCGTACATCTGGCTGAATCTGATCGGGCAGCGGCTGCGGTCCGTGGTCGGGGCGGTGCTCCGGCCGGTCTACGAGCCCGTGCACGGCGGGGGCGGGGACGACTGGGTGGTCGCGGCCGCCGGGCCCGCCGGGCAGGAGTGGGTGCAGCGCGCGGTCGCGGTGCGGGAGGTCAGCCGGCGCAAGGGCTACCTGCTGGACTCCGCCGACGACAACGTGCTCAGCTTCCTGACCCTGCCGCAGCTGCGCGAGCTCATGGTCCAGCACTGGCCCTGCTTCGAGCCGTACTTCGACGACCGGCGCGAGATCGAGCAGGCGCTGGACGAGCTGGAGGTCACGCGCAACGTCGTCTCGCGCAACCGTGCCCTGTCCCGGGCGGTCCTGGAGCAGGCCGAGCGGGCGTCGGCGCGGCTGCTGGAGGTGCTGGGCGGCGGAGCCGGCTCGCCGTCGGCGGACCGGCTGCCCATCGACGCGGTCGAGGACCTGGTCGGCGACCGGTACGCGGACGTCATCTCCGTCCACCCGGACCGGGTGCGGTTGCAGCGCCAGCTGCCGGCGGAGGATCTCTTCGGCGGCGCGCGGCGGCTCGACGCCATCGGCATAGGGCTCAACCTGCTGGTCCAGAACTTCTCGGGCCGAAGACTGGTACGCCTCGCGGAGGCCGGCTGCCGGGTGCGGCTGCTGTTCCTGAACCCGGCGAGCAGCGCCGTCAAGCGGCGCGAGCGGGAACTGGGGCTGCGCAAGGGCGAGCTGAGCCGCTCGGTGGAGATGAACATCCTGCACGTGCGACGGGTGCGGGCGGGGCTGCGCGACCCGTCGGGCTTCGAGATCCACGTCTTCGACGAGACCCCGCGCTTCACGGCGTACCTGGTGGAGGGCGAGTCCTCGGGGATCGCGGTGGTCCAGTCGTACCTGCGCCGGGCGCGGGGCATGGAGGCGCCGGTCCTGGTCCTGCGGGGCGGCGGGCGGGGGCCCGCGCGCGAGCGCGACGCGGAGCACGGGCTGTTCCCCACGTACCGCGAGGAATTCGAGTCGATCTGGCAGGACTCCCGGCCGGTGTCGTGA
- a CDS encoding HD domain-containing protein encodes MVDDLSAVARFLYEAGTLKNTARTGWWMAGVKLPESVAEHSWRTSLIASIIAKLEGADPARAAFLAVWHDTQETRTGDVNHLGKRYSTAADPVAVTADQTAGMPELLATVIRDLVTEYEEKDSAEAICARDADKLECMLQGIEYKAQGYEAAQRWIDNSRARLTTETGQRLAEELLGQGTLDWLRAAIGEKA; translated from the coding sequence GTGGTTGACGACCTGTCCGCGGTGGCACGCTTCCTCTACGAGGCGGGCACCCTGAAGAACACGGCCCGCACGGGCTGGTGGATGGCCGGCGTCAAACTGCCCGAGAGCGTCGCCGAGCACTCGTGGCGCACCTCACTGATCGCTTCGATCATCGCGAAGCTGGAGGGTGCCGATCCGGCGCGAGCTGCGTTCCTCGCCGTCTGGCACGATACCCAGGAGACCCGTACTGGGGACGTCAACCACCTCGGGAAGAGGTATTCGACCGCGGCTGACCCCGTGGCGGTAACCGCGGACCAGACGGCGGGGATGCCAGAGCTGCTGGCCACGGTCATTCGGGATCTGGTCACCGAGTACGAGGAGAAGGACTCGGCGGAGGCCATCTGCGCGCGCGATGCCGACAAGCTGGAGTGCATGCTCCAGGGAATCGAGTACAAGGCCCAGGGGTACGAGGCTGCCCAGCGGTGGATCGACAACAGCCGGGCCCGGCTGACGACGGAGACGGGCCAGCGGCTTGCCGAGGAGCTGCTCGGGCAGGGCACGCTCGACTGGCTCCGGGCGGCAATCGGCGAGAAGGCCTGA
- a CDS encoding M1 family metallopeptidase, translating into MHRKVIAPSVLAASLLLVIPASAASSGPGAPGIGDPYYPASGNGGYEVSHYDLRLQYQPKTDLLEGTATLLTTAKQDLSRFNLDFGLEVSEIRVNGVKAKFAKSGTQELEVTPASPLQRGKQSSVVVKYAGKPSEFKVDGWSAWQRTPDGGIAAQEPDSAVWWFPSNDHPLDKATFDVSVNVPDGTQAISNGVLQSQSSRLGWTRYNWRSNKPQATYLATLAIGKFDITTDKTSSGLPILNAYSRDLGDNAGAARASVERTGEVAEWLEGVFGPYPFNALGGYVPNVPSGFALETQTRPFYSPRQFANGSNVSVVVHELAHQWYGDSVSVEGWKDIWINEGFARYSQWLWSEKEGEGTAQELADWAYGLRTAEDPFWQVKPGDPGPENQFHGAVYDRGAIAVQALRNQIGDEKFFQILKGWPTERAYGNAKVGDFVRYAEKVSGKPLAQLFETWLYTPGKPDAAALNPTAAPKPSMPTTKAPGARTQEAPAAKPAAEPKSWKKIAATDTVHEGH; encoded by the coding sequence GTGCACCGCAAAGTCATCGCCCCGAGCGTGCTCGCCGCTTCCCTCCTGCTGGTGATCCCGGCGTCGGCGGCGAGTTCGGGTCCGGGCGCCCCGGGTATCGGCGATCCCTATTACCCGGCCAGCGGCAACGGGGGCTACGAGGTCTCCCACTACGACCTGCGTCTGCAGTACCAGCCCAAGACGGACCTGCTGGAGGGCACCGCCACCCTGCTGACCACCGCCAAGCAGGACCTGTCCCGCTTCAACCTCGACTTCGGCCTTGAGGTCAGCGAGATCCGGGTCAACGGCGTCAAGGCGAAGTTCGCCAAGTCCGGGACCCAGGAGCTCGAGGTCACCCCGGCCTCCCCGCTCCAGCGGGGCAAGCAGTCCTCCGTGGTCGTCAAGTACGCGGGCAAGCCCTCGGAGTTCAAGGTCGACGGCTGGTCGGCCTGGCAGCGCACCCCGGACGGCGGCATCGCCGCGCAGGAGCCCGACTCGGCGGTCTGGTGGTTCCCGAGCAACGACCACCCGCTCGACAAGGCCACCTTCGACGTCTCCGTCAACGTGCCGGACGGCACCCAGGCCATCAGCAACGGCGTCCTGCAGTCGCAGAGTTCGCGCCTGGGCTGGACCCGGTACAACTGGCGTTCGAACAAGCCGCAGGCCACGTACCTCGCCACCCTGGCGATCGGCAAGTTCGACATCACCACCGACAAGACGTCGAGCGGCCTGCCGATCCTGAACGCCTACAGCCGGGACCTCGGCGACAACGCGGGCGCGGCGCGGGCCAGCGTGGAGCGGACCGGCGAGGTCGCGGAGTGGCTGGAGGGGGTCTTCGGCCCGTACCCCTTCAACGCGCTGGGCGGCTACGTGCCGAACGTGCCCAGTGGTTTCGCCCTGGAGACGCAGACCCGGCCCTTCTACAGCCCCCGGCAGTTCGCCAACGGTTCGAACGTCTCGGTGGTCGTGCACGAGCTGGCGCACCAGTGGTACGGCGACAGCGTGTCCGTCGAGGGCTGGAAGGACATCTGGATCAACGAGGGCTTCGCCCGCTACAGCCAGTGGCTGTGGTCGGAGAAGGAGGGCGAGGGCACCGCGCAGGAGCTCGCCGACTGGGCGTACGGGCTGCGTACGGCGGAGGACCCGTTCTGGCAGGTCAAGCCGGGTGACCCGGGTCCGGAGAACCAGTTCCACGGGGCCGTCTACGACCGCGGCGCGATCGCCGTCCAGGCGCTGCGCAACCAGATCGGCGACGAGAAGTTCTTCCAAATCCTCAAGGGCTGGCCGACCGAGCGCGCCTACGGCAACGCCAAGGTCGGCGACTTCGTCCGCTACGCCGAGAAGGTCTCGGGCAAGCCGCTCGCGCAGCTCTTCGAGACCTGGCTCTACACCCCGGGCAAGCCGGACGCCGCGGCGCTGAACCCGACCGCGGCCCCGAAGCCGTCGATGCCGACGACCAAGGCCCCGGGCGCACGCACCCAGGAGGCCCCGGCCGCCAAGCCCGCGGCCGAGCCGAAGTCCTGGAAGAAGATCGCGGCGACGGACACGGTCCACGAGGGCCACTGA